The following are from one region of the Paenibacillus sp. JZ16 genome:
- a CDS encoding radical SAM protein, whose product MMPSPRVRFNKNYRKLIKNEYMILGNIFNGLWIKCPTYVYEFLNNWIEKEYTVSNMLDECMDVDTKEYLSNMIKTLVGIEIIDYYDKHTPDNKAIKHVTFELTTGCNLRCSHCCVSCGEIAREDMSFELLKQLIKWCEKNEIRSIALTGGEIFIRHDIWDILNYVRANFTGSIEIMTNGTLLREKMIPDLKALVDYISISLDGYDEESVLKIRGPKVFNKVKSTIKSLQQSGLENISLSMVLTKDMITHQNKFRELCLSLGVTPIMRVFTPEGRADSNYETLSPPFKIKNKNELTEVELTSLQNAINFKCSCNLSSKIFVCCDGSIYPCFLTKNEKNRLGSTNDLLDGKLKEAEIVPIVDTIDECRDCDVRYFCATACPGHDRNIFMNEKYRSEMCDQMKPYYNMIVWK is encoded by the coding sequence ATGATGCCAAGTCCTAGAGTTAGATTTAATAAAAACTATAGAAAATTAATAAAGAACGAATACATGATTTTAGGAAACATTTTTAATGGTCTTTGGATAAAATGTCCAACATATGTATATGAGTTTCTAAATAATTGGATTGAAAAAGAATATACTGTTAGCAATATGCTTGATGAATGTATGGATGTAGATACAAAGGAATATCTAAGTAATATGATCAAAACATTGGTTGGTATTGAAATCATTGATTATTATGACAAACATACACCAGATAATAAAGCAATAAAACATGTAACATTTGAGTTAACTACTGGTTGTAATTTAAGATGTAGCCATTGTTGTGTAAGTTGTGGGGAAATTGCCCGAGAGGATATGAGTTTTGAACTGTTAAAACAATTAATTAAATGGTGTGAGAAAAATGAAATTCGGAGTATTGCGTTGACTGGTGGAGAAATATTCATTCGGCATGACATTTGGGATATTTTAAACTATGTAAGAGCAAATTTCACTGGTTCAATTGAAATTATGACTAATGGAACTTTATTAAGGGAAAAGATGATTCCTGATCTTAAAGCCCTGGTTGATTACATTTCGATCAGTCTTGACGGTTATGATGAAGAAAGTGTATTGAAGATTCGTGGTCCAAAGGTTTTCAACAAAGTTAAGAGCACCATAAAAAGTTTGCAACAATCGGGACTTGAAAATATTAGTCTTTCTATGGTTTTGACCAAGGACATGATAACACACCAAAACAAGTTCCGAGAATTATGTTTATCTCTAGGTGTTACCCCCATTATGAGAGTTTTTACTCCTGAAGGTAGGGCAGATAGTAATTACGAGACCCTGAGTCCCCCATTCAAAATAAAGAACAAGAATGAACTTACAGAAGTAGAGCTAACTAGTCTTCAGAATGCTATAAATTTTAAATGTAGCTGTAATCTTAGCTCTAAAATATTCGTATGTTGTGATGGGTCCATATATCCCTGCTTTTTGACTAAAAATGAGAAGAATAGATTAGGGAGTACCAATGATTTGTTAGACGGTAAGTTAAAAGAAGCTGAGATAGTTCCGATTGTAGATACAATAGACGAATGCCGAGATTGTGATGTGAGGTATTTCTGCGCTACAGCATGTCCGGGACATGATAGAAATATTTTTATGAATGAGAAATATAGAAGTGAGATGTGTGATCAAATGAAGCCTTATTACAATATGATTGTATGGAAATGA
- a CDS encoding S8 family serine peptidase, with protein sequence MEMNSTTPILYEKKITVAVIDSGLSSLQVNTKIKFSCSLLGDDSIEDGHGHGTGLVGMLSEFCGNRIEFIIIKVLDDNCRGSSKTLIKAMDIAIDLQPDIINLSLGTEDMSLRSEFVTKCKLAITKDILLITTTNENERSLPFILDETIRIKSSKQIVDTEQLYIDQYSTFYTLGIPHIVPWKNGKYVFINRNSFAPPYFIRKFLDYKLRNSLNNYSTVTEIKKNCSNIAELKTKELKFEIPSDFDFYRSLLEITQRYIPQFEEQKITFAQGLKMNDCIDILVDTEKKFGIKIPFTYFNINDFTYISNLSNKINKVLYFHLS encoded by the coding sequence ATGGAAATGAATAGCACTACTCCAATTCTATATGAAAAGAAAATTACGGTAGCAGTTATTGATAGTGGACTCAGTAGTTTGCAGGTCAATACTAAAATCAAATTTTCATGCAGCTTGTTAGGGGACGATAGTATTGAAGATGGACATGGACATGGTACTGGTTTGGTAGGTATGTTAAGTGAATTTTGTGGCAACAGGATAGAATTCATAATTATTAAAGTTTTAGACGATAACTGCAGAGGTTCATCAAAAACACTCATAAAAGCGATGGATATTGCCATTGACTTGCAACCGGATATTATAAATCTTAGTTTGGGCACTGAAGACATGTCTTTGAGAAGCGAATTTGTAACAAAATGCAAACTAGCTATCACTAAAGATATTCTTCTAATAACGACAACGAATGAGAATGAAAGAAGTCTACCTTTTATATTAGATGAAACTATAAGAATAAAATCGAGTAAACAAATCGTTGATACTGAACAATTATATATAGATCAATATTCTACATTTTATACTTTAGGCATCCCGCACATCGTTCCTTGGAAAAATGGCAAGTACGTTTTTATTAATCGAAATAGTTTCGCTCCCCCTTATTTCATTCGTAAGTTTTTGGATTATAAATTGAGAAATTCCTTGAATAACTATAGCACTGTGACTGAAATTAAGAAAAATTGTTCCAATATTGCTGAACTTAAAACTAAGGAATTAAAATTTGAGATCCCATCTGATTTTGATTTTTACAGAAGTCTACTTGAAATCACACAAAGGTATATTCCTCAGTTTGAAGAACAAAAAATAACATTTGCTCAAGGTTTAAAAATGAATGACTGTATAGACATATTAGTAGATACAGAAAAAAAATTTGGGATAAAGATACCTTTTACCTATTTCAACATTAATGACTTTACTTATATCTCAAATTTATCTAACAAAATTAATAAAGTGCTCTATTTTCATCTTTCTTAG
- a CDS encoding ABC transporter ATP-binding protein, giving the protein MSKHKRMIIDQIKKLKMQIIGIIFLTIIAAIIELSIPYLTQKIIDLGILHKDFQFVVLLTCLIIVLYIMLSVMNSCINLMFAKASVEVITNLKKDIITRLLRFPVSFFDKNKTGYVISRVEEIDTLNALFSPVLMVFLKSVISFIGAFFVILAIRWELLLFALVCLPVLFFITRYTSKQVLNTSKELNESAAEVQGEIHEDIAGLSEMKNFNLEEHKESEIKKYFSVIAKKLMRRNVFTVVGNEANSLFALISRSMFIILISYYIINGELTVGSYFSLLSYISNLFTPVQMFSSISLSIQPAIAVLSRMSFFMDNEIEEGSKGTVLINNINTIQFKKVYFSYPDNEREVLRDINIELSEGKNLFVYGPNGSGKSTIVKLLLGFYTNYGGEILVNGYNLKDININDLRRKIGIVSQKIYLFSGSIMDNIKQWDGGITDEEVYRVLEEYGLSSVLKDESYHHIGESGKNLSGGQMQEIALSRAVLRRPSLFIFDEPTSNLDIQKKKNLYSS; this is encoded by the coding sequence ATGAGCAAACATAAGCGAATGATCATCGATCAAATAAAAAAACTGAAGATGCAGATTATAGGGATTATTTTCTTAACGATAATTGCCGCAATAATCGAGCTATCTATTCCATACCTTACTCAGAAGATTATCGATTTAGGAATATTGCATAAGGATTTTCAATTTGTAGTTCTATTAACATGTCTAATAATTGTGCTTTATATTATGTTATCCGTAATGAATTCTTGCATTAATCTAATGTTTGCAAAGGCAAGTGTAGAAGTTATTACTAATCTAAAAAAGGACATAATTACAAGGTTGCTCAGGTTTCCGGTTTCGTTTTTTGATAAGAATAAAACAGGATATGTCATTTCCAGAGTAGAAGAAATTGATACACTTAATGCATTGTTTTCTCCCGTTTTGATGGTTTTTTTAAAAAGTGTTATTTCATTTATCGGAGCATTTTTTGTAATTCTGGCTATACGTTGGGAGTTGCTCCTGTTTGCACTAGTTTGTTTACCTGTTCTCTTTTTTATCACTAGATATACTTCCAAACAAGTATTAAACACATCAAAGGAATTAAATGAATCAGCTGCAGAAGTTCAAGGTGAAATTCATGAAGATATTGCAGGTTTATCTGAAATGAAAAATTTCAATCTTGAAGAACATAAAGAATCTGAAATTAAGAAGTATTTTAGTGTGATTGCGAAAAAGTTAATGAGAAGGAATGTTTTTACAGTTGTTGGCAATGAGGCGAATTCCTTATTTGCCCTTATATCAAGGTCGATGTTTATCATTTTAATAAGCTATTACATTATTAATGGGGAGCTGACGGTTGGATCATACTTTTCATTGTTATCGTATATATCCAATTTGTTTACTCCTGTACAGATGTTCTCATCCATTAGTCTCTCCATTCAACCTGCCATTGCAGTCTTATCCAGAATGAGCTTTTTTATGGACAACGAAATTGAAGAAGGAAGCAAAGGGACAGTATTAATTAACAATATTAATACTATTCAGTTCAAAAAGGTTTACTTCTCCTACCCTGACAACGAGCGAGAAGTCTTACGTGATATAAATATAGAACTAAGTGAAGGAAAAAATTTGTTTGTGTATGGGCCTAATGGAAGCGGGAAGTCAACAATTGTAAAATTATTACTGGGGTTTTATACTAATTATGGCGGAGAAATTTTAGTGAATGGATACAATCTCAAGGACATAAATATTAATGATTTGAGAAGAAAAATAGGAATTGTTTCTCAGAAAATATACTTATTTTCTGGTAGTATCATGGATAATATTAAACAATGGGATGGGGGAATCACAGACGAGGAAGTTTATCGTGTTTTGGAGGAGTATGGATTATCAAGTGTTTTGAAAGATGAAAGTTATCATCATATTGGTGAGTCAGGAAAGAACTTATCAGGTGGTCAAATGCAAGAGATTGCACTCTCAAGAGCAGTTTTGAGACGACCGAGTTTATTTATTTTTGATGAGCCGACTTCGAACTTAGATATACAAAAAAAGAAAAATTTGTACAGCTCTTGA
- a CDS encoding response regulator transcription factor — protein MSNLILIADDEIDIVNLLQNYFEINGYRVITARSGTEVLQQVEFDPDLILLDIHMPDLDGIEVCTRIRNFVSCPILFLTAKVEEADKLNGFRVGGDDYIVKPFSIEEVGARVSAHLRREQRQRYKTQSKFIDDLVVDYSARAVYYQNGPISFAKKEFDIIELLSMNKGQIFDKERIYERVWGYDSEGDSAVVVEHIRRIRAKLASVNSHTYIATIWGVGYRWVG, from the coding sequence ATGTCAAATCTAATCTTGATTGCTGATGATGAAATAGATATCGTGAATCTACTCCAAAATTATTTCGAAATCAATGGTTATCGGGTTATCACAGCAAGGAGTGGGACCGAAGTATTGCAGCAAGTTGAGTTTGATCCAGATCTTATTTTACTGGATATTCATATGCCAGATCTGGATGGCATTGAGGTTTGTACACGGATACGCAATTTTGTGTCCTGTCCTATTCTGTTTTTAACGGCAAAGGTAGAAGAGGCCGATAAGCTCAATGGATTCCGTGTCGGTGGGGACGACTATATTGTCAAGCCATTCAGCATTGAGGAGGTAGGGGCTAGAGTATCTGCACACTTGCGTCGCGAGCAGAGGCAGCGTTATAAGACCCAATCGAAATTCATTGATGATTTAGTCGTTGATTATTCTGCACGTGCTGTTTATTATCAAAACGGACCAATTTCATTTGCCAAAAAAGAATTTGATATTATTGAATTGCTATCCATGAACAAGGGTCAGATTTTTGATAAAGAGCGGATTTATGAACGAGTATGGGGGTATGACAGCGAGGGAGACAGCGCCGTTGTCGTTGAGCATATTCGAAGAATTCGAGCCAAATTAGCTTCGGTGAACAGTCATACGTATATTGCAACCATATGGGGTGTGGGATACAGATGGGTAGGATAA
- a CDS encoding HAMP domain-containing sensor histidine kinase gives MMAALLSSVAIGASNGVRNDLYHKYNAPNKNSSEPINNHYTPNDEIILQICDIVEAWSIPIFLGLCSMLSSFVFYRHKLKKPIALLGMASEKIANHDLNFHIHYESKDEMGKLCDSFEKMRAALDDNTRQMWRSMEERKQLNAVFSHDLRTPLTVLRGSTDFLVNYLPQGKISADKVMSTVSAMSAHILRLENYVQLMSEIQRLEDSSIYTTNVNIDHFIKQLNSIAEVLVEGRHLKMTFENHIAQTELHFDADTVIRIFENMLSNAIRYADKTISIGLESMNGMLCITVSDDGEGFSEEDLEQATKPFYKRKAINGSGGFGLGLHICKILSEKHGGGLRIANNETCGARVTVMFQCKSTNTPNIDIR, from the coding sequence ATGATGGCGGCTCTGCTTAGCTCTGTTGCAATTGGAGCTTCAAATGGAGTTAGAAACGATCTCTATCATAAATATAACGCTCCGAACAAGAATAGTTCTGAGCCTATAAATAATCATTATACGCCGAATGATGAAATTATTCTTCAAATTTGCGATATTGTTGAAGCATGGTCTATTCCGATATTTCTTGGACTGTGCAGCATGTTGTCCTCGTTTGTATTTTATCGCCATAAACTGAAAAAACCTATTGCACTATTAGGCATGGCTTCTGAAAAAATAGCGAATCATGACTTGAATTTTCATATCCATTATGAGAGCAAGGACGAGATGGGGAAGCTCTGCGATTCCTTCGAGAAAATGCGAGCTGCATTGGATGACAACACTCGGCAAATGTGGCGTTCTATGGAGGAGCGCAAACAATTGAATGCTGTTTTTTCCCATGACCTGCGCACACCGCTCACGGTACTTAGGGGATCTACGGATTTCTTGGTGAACTATCTGCCCCAAGGTAAGATCAGTGCAGACAAAGTGATGTCTACCGTATCTGCAATGTCCGCACATATTTTACGGCTGGAGAACTATGTTCAATTGATGAGCGAGATTCAAAGATTGGAAGACAGCAGCATTTACACAACAAACGTAAATATAGATCATTTTATCAAACAGCTTAACAGTATTGCCGAGGTGTTAGTAGAGGGACGTCATCTTAAAATGACATTTGAAAACCATATTGCCCAAACAGAACTGCACTTTGATGCTGACACGGTTATACGGATATTCGAAAATATGCTTAGCAATGCAATTCGTTATGCTGACAAGACAATATCCATAGGTTTGGAATCCATGAATGGCATGCTGTGCATTACAGTTAGTGATGATGGCGAAGGTTTCTCGGAGGAGGATCTCGAACAAGCGACTAAACCGTTCTACAAACGTAAAGCAATAAACGGGAGTGGCGGTTTTGGTTTGGGACTACATATATGCAAGATTTTATCTGAAAAGCATGGTGGAGGACTTAGAATAGCTAACAATGAGACATGCGGAGCGAGAGTAACTGTCATGTTCCAATGTAAAAGTACCAATACACCTAACATCGATATTCGTTGA
- a CDS encoding ABC transporter ATP-binding protein, translated as MILEGKKLCKYYGTGESQVKAIHEIDFTVEKGEFISIVGQSGAGKSTLMHIIGGLDAPTSGEVIMNGTSIYTLPANQLAVFRRREIGFVFQSFNLVPSLNVWENIILPIGLDGKKADVEYIKDILNTLDIYEKRTSLPTALSGGQQQRVAIARAIAAKPSIILADEPTGNLDSRSSRDVLNLLRLSIQRYNQTLIIVTHNEDIASLSDRTVRVVDGSIVVEASQ; from the coding sequence TTGATTCTGGAAGGAAAGAAATTGTGCAAGTATTATGGCACAGGAGAAAGCCAAGTAAAGGCCATACATGAAATTGATTTCACTGTGGAGAAAGGAGAGTTTATCTCCATTGTCGGGCAGTCAGGTGCGGGTAAAAGTACTTTAATGCACATCATTGGTGGTTTGGATGCACCGACAAGCGGCGAAGTCATCATGAATGGAACTTCTATTTATACACTACCGGCAAATCAACTAGCCGTGTTCCGCCGTCGTGAAATCGGTTTTGTCTTCCAATCATTTAATCTCGTGCCATCACTTAACGTATGGGAAAATATCATATTACCCATTGGACTTGACGGAAAAAAGGCTGACGTTGAATACATCAAAGATATTTTAAACACGCTGGATATTTATGAGAAACGAACTAGTCTACCAACGGCGTTGTCAGGGGGACAGCAGCAGCGCGTTGCCATCGCCCGTGCGATTGCTGCTAAACCGTCGATCATCCTTGCCGATGAACCTACTGGGAATCTGGACAGTCGTTCCAGTAGAGACGTCCTGAATCTCCTGAGATTGTCGATACAGAGGTATAACCAGACATTAATTATCGTTACGCATAATGAGGATATCGCATCATTGTCCGACCGAACGGTTCGGGTAGTTGATGGTTCGATCGTTGTGGAGGCATCGCAATGA